The following proteins come from a genomic window of Methanosarcina sp. MTP4:
- a CDS encoding TIGR00296 family protein, whose translation MLTETEGKTAVKLARATIESYFEGTGKEDFEPPLGDFDLSPVFEEQRGVFVTLTEHGLLRGCIGHPYPDSPLKEAIVDSAISAATRDPRFPPVGKAEMKEIVVEVTVLTPPEKIDAIPEELPELIEIGRHGLIVKQGFYQGLLLPQVAPENNFDALDFLSHTCMKAGLSPDAWLTGAEVYWFEGQIFKEKESGGEVFEEKF comes from the coding sequence ATGCTTACGGAAACAGAAGGAAAGACTGCAGTTAAACTTGCAAGGGCAACCATCGAATCGTACTTTGAAGGAACAGGAAAAGAAGACTTTGAACCTCCGCTGGGGGACTTTGACCTCTCGCCCGTCTTCGAAGAACAGAGGGGAGTATTCGTCACGCTTACCGAACACGGGCTGCTAAGGGGCTGTATAGGACACCCGTACCCGGATTCCCCGCTTAAAGAGGCAATTGTCGATTCCGCAATATCGGCAGCAACCCGGGACCCCAGGTTCCCTCCAGTCGGAAAAGCCGAGATGAAGGAAATTGTCGTAGAGGTAACTGTCCTGACGCCCCCGGAAAAAATAGATGCCATCCCCGAGGAGCTTCCCGAACTGATCGAGATCGGAAGGCATGGGCTTATCGTCAAGCAGGGCTTTTATCAGGGCCTTTTGCTACCCCAGGTCGCCCCGGAAAACAACTTCGATGCCCTCGATTTCCTGAGCCATACCTGCATGAAAGCCGGCCTGTCCCCCGACGCCTGGCTTACTGGAGCCGAAGTCTACTGGTTTGAAGGGCAGATCTTCAAGGAAAAGGAATCCGGGGGAGAAGTGTTCGAGGAGAAGTTCTGA
- a CDS encoding phosphoglycerate kinase: MTSRDFLTIDDFDIDGKTILVRVDLNSPMDPDGNILDDMRIRSHIATLKDLETAKVVLLAHQSRPGKQDFTVMKPHAHLMSKHLGREVRYVDDIFGTFAKTHIASMEDGDVLMLENVRFYSEETLSRSAAEHAETYLVKKLAPFVDIFLNDAFAVAHRSHLSVVGFTEVLPTGAGRVMEKEITSLDRGIKGGERPCIFVLGGAKVDDSLKVAKNVLSSGGADRVLFTGVVANVALEASGVNIGKINLEFIRSQGYEPQIDLARELLAKFEDRIGLPKDVALNDGKKRVEVQVSELGPDSLPINDLGLETIVEFSNEIENAKTVVLNGPAGVSEIENFALGTHEIIKAAVKSDFSIIGGGHISAEVTHLGLGDRFSHISTGGGACIDYLAGENLPGVEALKAAALKYQEAKEL; encoded by the coding sequence ATGACTTCCAGAGACTTTCTTACAATCGATGACTTTGACATAGACGGAAAGACAATTCTTGTAAGGGTTGACCTGAACTCTCCCATGGATCCGGATGGGAACATCCTGGACGATATGCGGATAAGGAGCCATATTGCCACCCTGAAGGATCTTGAAACTGCGAAAGTCGTCCTGCTCGCGCACCAGAGCAGGCCGGGGAAACAGGACTTCACCGTCATGAAGCCCCATGCCCACCTGATGAGCAAGCACCTGGGCAGGGAGGTCCGATATGTGGACGATATCTTCGGGACCTTTGCAAAGACCCATATCGCTTCCATGGAAGACGGGGATGTCCTCATGCTCGAGAATGTCAGGTTCTATTCCGAAGAGACCCTTTCCAGGTCTGCGGCCGAACATGCGGAGACATACCTGGTAAAGAAACTGGCACCTTTTGTGGATATTTTCCTGAACGATGCTTTTGCGGTAGCCCACAGGTCTCACCTCTCCGTGGTAGGCTTTACCGAAGTCCTTCCGACAGGTGCGGGCAGGGTAATGGAAAAGGAGATAACTTCCCTGGACAGGGGGATAAAAGGCGGGGAGAGGCCCTGCATCTTCGTGCTGGGAGGGGCAAAGGTGGACGATTCCCTCAAAGTGGCTAAAAACGTGCTTTCCAGCGGCGGGGCGGACAGGGTTCTTTTCACCGGCGTGGTTGCAAACGTGGCCCTTGAGGCTTCCGGGGTGAACATAGGGAAAATCAACCTGGAGTTTATAAGGTCCCAGGGCTACGAACCCCAGATAGATCTGGCAAGGGAATTACTTGCAAAATTCGAGGACCGGATCGGGCTTCCAAAGGATGTGGCCCTTAATGACGGAAAGAAAAGGGTTGAGGTGCAGGTCTCAGAACTTGGCCCCGACTCCCTCCCGATCAACGATCTTGGGCTGGAAACCATTGTGGAATTTTCCAATGAAATCGAAAATGCAAAAACCGTTGTCCTGAACGGGCCTGCGGGGGTCTCGGAAATCGAGAATTTTGCCCTTGGGACCCATGAGATCATCAAGGCTGCGGTGAAGTCCGATTTTTCCATCATAGGAGGCGGGCACATTTCCGCAGAAGTCACTCACCTGGGCCTGGGGGACCGTTTCTCCCACATCAGCACGGGTGGAGGGGCCTGTATCGATTACCTTGCAGGCGAAAACCTGCCCGGGGTCGAAGCCCTGAAAGCCGCTGCCCTGAAATACCAGGAAGCCAAAGAACTATGA
- a CDS encoding uracil-DNA glycosylase family protein produces MAAVEKNNEDSEEKAGFGKGAGFEKKAGFEKEVRELVETGYSGVEEAILACKNCPLHETATNKVIGKGSRTPKVLFIGEAPGKNEDEKGIPFCGRAGKELDKMLEYMKLSEEDWAVINTLKCRPPENRNPKKSELEACKPFLAAQITLLDPKVVILLGNTAEKAYCPGKKMEWGVPEKIDGRKVLKIYHPAALIYTRSRIETQHALIDKNRGLWE; encoded by the coding sequence ATGGCAGCCGTGGAAAAAAACAATGAAGATTCTGAAGAAAAAGCTGGTTTTGGAAAAGGAGCCGGTTTCGAAAAAAAAGCTGGGTTTGAAAAAGAGGTTCGGGAACTTGTGGAGACCGGATATTCGGGCGTCGAAGAAGCCATTCTTGCCTGTAAAAACTGCCCCCTCCATGAAACCGCAACCAACAAGGTAATAGGGAAAGGCTCTCGAACCCCTAAAGTGCTCTTCATAGGGGAAGCTCCCGGAAAAAACGAGGACGAAAAAGGAATCCCTTTCTGCGGAAGAGCCGGAAAAGAGCTTGACAAAATGCTGGAATATATGAAGCTTTCGGAGGAAGACTGGGCCGTGATCAACACCCTCAAATGCCGCCCCCCGGAAAACAGGAACCCGAAAAAAAGCGAGCTTGAAGCCTGCAAACCCTTCCTGGCCGCTCAGATTACCCTTCTCGACCCAAAAGTCGTAATCCTCCTGGGAAACACCGCCGAAAAAGCCTACTGCCCCGGGAAAAAAATGGAATGGGGGGTCCCCGAAAAAATTGACGGAAGGAAGGTACTGAAAATCTACCACCCAGCAGCCCTCATTTACACCCGCTCAAGGATAGAAACCCAGCACGCCCTTATAGACAAAAACAGAGGGCTCTGGGAGTGA